The following nucleotide sequence is from Tardiphaga alba.
TCAAAAGGAGGATGCTTACGAGGGCTCTCATCGGCGTTAATTCCTAAATACGAGCGCAGACGCATCTTCGATGAGAAAGTCTGACCAATAATCAGTCCGATAAGGCGACCTGTTGGTTCAGAATCTGATCCTTCGCGCAGCGCACTGCGGTGACGCGCAATCTCCGGTCATGGCGCAAAGCAGTCTTCCAGAAAATCCTACGCTGTCGGCGCGGATCGGATTGGCCCTGGAGTTACCACGCCTGCTATGAGCGGTGCTCTCGGCGCGGCTTCAGCAGGGCATTTGTGACGAGCAGCAACGGTACGGTCAGCGTCGTCCAGAGCACGATCAGGAACCAGTGCCAGAAGATGACCAGTCGCGCCATCACCGTCACGCGATAGGGCGTGAAATAGATCAGGCCTCTCAAGATTCCAAAGTAGAGTATGAGCCCCGCCGCGGCCGACAGGCCGGCAATGATCAGGCAGCGGCATGCACTCCAGAGGTTATTGCGCTCTGCGGATCGGCTCATCGCGAGGGCCGTCAGAAAAGGAAGGAGGGCCACATAGATCATCGGCGCAATTGTGAGGTGACGATAGCGCAGATCGGCAAGCGCCTGCCACAGCGTCGCTACGTATCGCCGCCATTGCGCGATCAGGGATGGAGGCTCCAAGGCGAGCGATGCTTCGAGCAGAAAAATCGCGGAGAAGCCGACCACAATCGCAAACACCGTATGACCGAAAGCGATAACAGTCGCACCCGGTTTGTACGGGATCGCCATCCTCCAGGTTCGAGAAAACATTGTCGCAGTCGCAGTCCAGTGAACATGAGTTCCTGGCGTTTGTGGTCGTCGGCAGTGATGAGGTTCACGCGAGGAAAATTGCGTCCGATCCGAACCTTCGGCGTCGCCGGAAGACATATTCCTGCACCGCAGCTTTGCTGCTCTGCCGATCGTGACGCTTCGGGCGTGAGCGACACGCAGACCCGATCACATGATGGACGAACGCTCATGCCTCTCGCTGCGGTTCGGCGGCTGCTGTTCTCGGCGCGCCTGGAAAACCTGCTTGGTCGCAGCCTGCGCCGTGGCGAGCGCGTCGTATGGCGCGGCGGACCCGATGCTGTCGCAACAATCCTGATCTGGCGATACGGCATCTGTGCCGGCGTGCTCTGGCTGGCCGTCCTCTACTGGATGTCACCCGGGGACTGGCTCGGCGAATTTATCGTGCCGCTGACGATGATGGGCGGCTGCCTTGTGGTGGCGCCGTTCCTGATGGCTTTCCGGGATCTGCAGACGCTTTTCGTGATCACCGATCGCCGCGCTCTGATCCTCAGAGCGGCATGGCGCGGGGACAGCTCGGATTCGGTGGACTTTGTCCGCATGGACGATGCACCTGAACTGTTGCGTGTGTCGGACGGCGTTGCGCATCTCAATTTCGCATCGGGGATGCCGACCAGCCTTCCAGACACCGACTATACCGGCCGATACGGCTTCCGTTTTCTTCCCGATGCCGCTGGTGTCCTCGACATTCTGATGGCGACGCGCGGTCGGGGCACAGGCCCGTTCCGGCAAAGGCAGGCCGTAGCGATGTCAGCCGTGCTTGATCATGCGCACGCTCGTATGCGCGATATCCGGAGAATATCTATGAGACGAGGCCCTGTTTTCCTACTGACACTCGCTGGTGCGTTTATCGGTTCACACGCGGTGCTAGCCTCAGATACTGCGCCATCCGCAAGTGATGATGGCGCGCTGCCCAGTTTTGTTCGGCCGACGCATGGGGCGAGAGCCTGCTGGAGGGCAGAGTTCAGCGCCGCGCAACTGGCCTCAGACAAGAACCGGACGGTGAAGTCTATCGCGCTGTCGATGGAAACGGCGGTCGCCCAGCCGGATGCGGATTGGCCGAAGGGCCGGACGCTCTACAATTATGAGCTCGCGATCTCGTTCGCGAATGGACGCCATGGCCGGGCCCTCGGCAACTGCCTGCCGGACGGGGCGAATGCCATCACCTGCGGTGTGGAATGCGACGGGGGCAGCGCGGTCGTGACCCATGCGCAGGCCGGTGCCATTGATGTGGATTTCAAGAAATCCGGTGGCATCAAGCTGCAATATTGCGGCGAGCCCGGAAAGAAACTGCGATTTCGGCCGAAGGCGTTGGAGTATCGCTTTCAATTGCAGCGACTCCCCGACGCTGAATGCCCCGCAGTGACGATGCCGGACTGGGACGCTGGTATCGACTGACTGGCAATGCCTCTCGTCAAAAGCGTGATGGCGGCAGCACCTTCGTGACTGCGATCAGCTGTCGGTTCGATCCTTCCCATCCTCGCGTGAACACGCCGATGAGGACCGCGAGCACGGTCCGTTCGGCTGTCTTGTGCAGGAAGGCAGCCGCGATATCGTAACCGATCGCGCAGCCCCGCGAGCGTGGCAGCCGGCGCGCATAGTCGGCCAGCCTGATCGTTTCACGACCTGACAGGACAAGCCGGAAGTCGATCGCGGACGGCACGTCCTTGCCGCACGGTTGCGCGGACATGGCCTTGCGCTGGACGAGCACGAGCTTGCTTTTCAGGGCCGGCACGAAGACCTGGTGCCGGCGGTCATAAGGCGCTCCGCGATCAATTTCGAGAAACGGAACGATCGGCGGGTCGCCATCGCGGAGACCGAACCGTTGGATGAGATCGAGGCTTCCATTTTGAAGCTCTGCCAGCGCCTTTTTTCCGCTCGCGCCTTCGCCTTCGAGAGAAACGCGCCTCGGTGTCGCTGCAGCCCAGGTATCCGACGCGGCGTCGATGACGTAGAGCGAGGCGAAGCCACGTTCTTCTGCCTCAGGCTCGGTATATTCGACGAAGGAGAAATAGCGACCATCCGGCGAGAAACGGACATCCGTGAGAACGGATTGATCCCAAGCACAAGCGGGACCCGTGACCATCAACGCGGCGAGCATGTAGAGAATCATGCGCATCAGTGCGGTCATCGATATCCGACGTGCAGGCATCAATGTCGAGATCGGCATTGATGCGCCAGTTCGATGGCATTCAGATCGGCAGCGATGTCGGCGTCGCTTTGCTCAACATTGTAGACGTCGAAAAACGTCTCTGCGTCACTAATCGCGTCCGCGAGAGCGGGGGCGCTGGCATGCACCTGTTCCCATTTCGCGACGAGCATCTCGCGGGTGATGCTCCGGCTCACGCCCAGGCGTGCGCTGCGGTCCAAAGCCGCGCGGGCATTTCGGAACGTCGTTTCATCTTCGCCGTCGTGAAGAACGTAGTAGACGAGGTCGTCGAGGATCGTTCGCGACTTGAACGCGTCCAGCAGCGACCACCAGGCCGTGGGTGTGTCGATGGCAAGCATGGCGCGCGCTACCGAACCCATATCCACGCGCAGCGCGCACAGGGCCTCGCAGAGACGAGGCCCGATGGTTCTGACATGTATCGGATGCCCATGCGCTGGTGTCAGCGCGAGGGGCGCAACGCTGCCGTTCGTCCACCAATCAAGCGCGAGGCGACAGAAAAGCTGGCGCAGCGGGCCAGCCTCGCTGTCCGGCCAGGCGATCATGCCAAGGCGGAACATCTGGATAGTCAGGCTTGGATCAATGCTGGTGGCGAGGAACTGCAGCTCGACCGCGCGCGGCAGCCAATGGAGGAAAGTCGTTTCGCCGCCCGAGCAGTTGGGATGTTCATTGTAGATCGCCGAGAAGGCCTCGGCCGGCGCTGTGCGACTATTGGCATGCGGGCGCATGCGCGCCTTGTCGTCCGGTCCGAAACATTGCGAGCACCAGCCCCAATCAATGGGGTAGTGATCGAAGGCGCGATAGACCTTGTCGATGCATTGTTCCGTCGTCGGGGGACTGAGGTCAAAGGGTTTTAGTGCCCGGACATCGTTATCAGTGCCTTCGAGACGGCGCATAGGTCAACTTCTACAATATGGAGCTCACTGTTGGTGTGCCAACACACCGATAAGTTCACTAGTCTGCGGTGAATAAGGTCCGCAGCGCACGTTACAGTGAGGGGGGCATCTGAAGGGACCCTACGCCGCTCATGGCGCAAAGCGGACCTTGCGGCGCAGACCCGGCGTACCGCGTCATGAAAGCATGGGCGCCTCAGCGGACGTTCACTAGGGGCGGGTCGCCTAGCTTAATGCCGCAATGTGTGCGTTTGCCGAAGGGCAGAACTTCTTTGATCGCCGATGCGTCTGAACACGGCCGGCTAATTGTTTTCCGGGCGGAGGGCATGGACCGCGCCGTTCTTAAGCTTGTGCTTTTAACCTTCGGTTAACCAACATTGCCCAAGCCTGCAACGGTGAAGAACTCAGCAAGTTGAGCGATTCGTTGAGCAGGCCACGGCAATTGCAGCTGTGAGGAAATGGGGCGGCTTGCGCGCCGTTATATGGAAATGCTTTCTGCCATTACCGGCCGCGTTTCGCGGCACGCGCTTTTCGTCAGCACCGCCATTGTCACGCTTCCATTCCTGCTCGCAAACAGCGCCCAGGGCCAAGCCATCTGGGGCGGCACTGGTTCAAACACGACGACATCGGACTATAACACCGATACGAACTGGTCCAATCCGCCAGGCGTCGCACCGATCGCAGCTGCAAGCTCCGCCCAATTCAACGGGACGGGCACACCGAGCGTGGTTGTTGGAACAGGGCCGATCACGCCGGATTCCTGGACCTTCAATTCGGGCGGCTACACTGTTTCCGGGCAAGCCGTCAATTTCAATGGCGGTGGTACGAATCTTACCCAGAATGGCGGAAACAATTCTATTGCCAACAATCTGACCGGCAATGAAGCCGTCGTGTCGGGTGGCACGCTAACGCTATCTGGGACAAATTCCTTCAACTCGGTACGCCTGGACGGCGGTGTGCTGATAGTCGCAGACAACGACAACATCGGAGCAGGCGTTGGGGGCCTCACGCTGAATGGTGGCCTGCTACGCCTCGTCGGGACATTTGGAACGAACAGCGCGATATCGGTCACATCGAGTAGCCGCATTGACACCAACGGCAGCTCGATAACGCTGAATGGAAGTCTCAGCGGATCGAGTACTCTTTCCAAATCTGGTGGAGGCTCGCTTACGCTCGGTGCATCGCTGGACACGTCTGCCTATTCCG
It contains:
- a CDS encoding DUF2259 domain-containing protein, whose protein sequence is MTALMRMILYMLAALMVTGPACAWDQSVLTDVRFSPDGRYFSFVEYTEPEAEERGFASLYVIDAASDTWAAATPRRVSLEGEGASGKKALAELQNGSLDLIQRFGLRDGDPPIVPFLEIDRGAPYDRRHQVFVPALKSKLVLVQRKAMSAQPCGKDVPSAIDFRLVLSGRETIRLADYARRLPRSRGCAIGYDIAAAFLHKTAERTVLAVLIGVFTRGWEGSNRQLIAVTKVLPPSRF